The sequence GGAATACTCCACTGTTCCTTAAGACGAACTGCGGCCACTCCTCATTGCTGGGCTACAACCAAGACCGGAAATTTAGACGATGTAGACCTAAAAGAAACCGATTTGAGAAGAGAATTGAATGGCAGCCAACTAGATTAAAAGACTAGCATTCATTACGCTGACTATATTAACTTGATTTAACTTTAGGATTGCCTCCTTCTCACTAATTATCCACTATTATCGAATGCAGCGCATTCTAAGCCTCCCCAGAAGCCGGCTCTTTCCTAGCAATGTCTTCAATATATGTGGCTGTGGGGGTTGTTGTGGCTTTGCTAAAGCTTCGAAACGGTACGCCTGACGCGAACAGTtcatcaacttcttccagGCTTCGCCCTTTCATCTCTGGAATAAAGAAGTAGGCCACGATAACCATCAACACATTGATAGCACCGTAGATAAAGCCAACCTTGGCCCCCAGTGCTGCATACGGCGCATTAAGCAAATACGGAATAGTGAACGAGGTCACAAATGTGGTAATGATAGAAATAACAGAGGCCAGGAGGTTTGTCTTTTCCTTCACACGGGTAGAAGCTGCTTCAGATACCACCACGTATGAAACAGGTGCCCAAGAAAGGTTGTAAGAGCAAGTGAATAAAATGAAAGATGCCACCTAGTAGTCGTAAGTATGCAATTTtacgagagaaaaaagcttaagaaaAAACTTACCAATCCTCCTCTCTCAGAATTGCTGGGGTTTTTAACGACTCCAACACCGCCAAcaacaaagaggaagatagCCATTCCTGATCCACCAGTCATCAGCATCGGTCGTCTTCCGACTTGGTCGATGATAAACCAGGTAGCTATTAGGCAGACAAGACCCGAGACATTGCTTAAAATATTGAACAGGAAAGCCTGGCTCTTATATCCTTCTGACTGGTAGAATACAACAGAGTACTGGCTGGAAAATGCCTGGCCGGTAATCTGTTGGCCAAACATGGCAATCACAGCAACCATGGTACGCTTTCTGTTGTCTTTGTTGAAAACCTCCGCCCATGAGCCCTTTTCTTCTGTAGAATGAGCATGGCGTAAAATGTCAATCTCCTGGTCAAGTTCGGTCTCGCTATGATTTTTGTATATTCTTCGAAGAGAAGCCTTTGCTTCCTCGATTCGATTTCGAGTCAAAAGCCTGGAGTTTATGAAGCGTTAGATAACACAAACGCTTTCGAGATACTTTTTGATAGTACGTACCATCGAGGTGATTCAGGGACCAGCGGTAGCAACGCTACGATGACTGCTGGGGCAATGAATTGCAGGCCGACGGGAATCTGCCAGCCTTTATCACCTGAGATATGCTGCGTTCCGTATGTAACCAATGAGGCTACCAGCTGGCCGAATACAATCATGAGCTGCAATGTAGACGTCATCATGCCACGTAAAACTTTGGGTGATGTCTCGGCCAGGTAAATCGGGACAACCACAATAGTCATACCCGTCATGCCGAAGCTTACGAATCTGCCAACAGTGAATTGTGCGCTTGTCCTCGCTGTCGTCTGTAATAGAACGCCACTGCAGAACTCGACATTAGTAATCTATCTACAACAAGAAACCGTATTTCTCCCAAGATTGAATATAAGGTTGACTCACATGAATGATAAACaagccaagaccaagacgCACTTCTTGCGTCCAAATCGCTCGGCAATCGGTCCACAAGCAATGGCACCTAGAGCCTTCCCGAGAAAGGGAAGGGACGTCATAAGGGAGGACAACCATGGAGGCAGCTTGCAGACGCCTGTTGTTGCATTACATTCGCCGAATCGCTTGCCAAAGCTCTGCATGCCCTGGACTCCGCCAAAGTTGCCAACATCATAGCCAAAGTTGAAGGCACAGGAGCACATATATCTACAAGTTCATACAACAGTTAGGAAAAGAATCAATTATGAGAATGATGGAATTTATATAGCACTTACAGCATGATGAACACAATCGTGCCATTGAATTGTCTCAGTCGGTAACCTGCAGACAGGTTtaccgacgaagatgagTCGATCGTCATCTTTGATATAAACCTCTTTAACTCGACAGCAATTCTTTTGGAATATAGAGGATATCAAAACGGTGATGCGTTGTAATGAATAGAGACGAAGACAAGTTCAAGACAACCTTCTATATACTGACAGGGAAAGGATGACCGCGTTTGGTCGCGTTCCCGATGCTCCAGATGTTGCCACCATCTCCGGACGAAAAGAAGACAGGATTATTCACAACATATATAGAATGTTTCAACATCAACGTTCTACAGCCACAACTGTGTTGGCTTGTCGACTCGTCAATCCTTGAACGCCTGGACCGTAGAGCATTGCACCATCCAAATGGATCAACTCGCCATGGACGTTGTCCGCTGCCAAAATGCTTGGAGCCACCGAAAACCGCAAACTAGGGCACCGAAATCCGATGCGAAAGCCGGCAGCAGGCGAGGGCCGCGGGTCGGCCCCAGAATTTAGGCGGAGCAAGTGGCCAAACTAGGACGGTTACGATCTCATGGCTAGATGCTATTGTGTGTAGCCTCCCCGTATGAATGGCTTCTGTATGCTAAACTTGCTAAACTTTGCGAAAGCCAGAAAGCCGGGGAACATCGGTTCCGCCAAATCCCCGACTTCCATGTGGACACGCTCAGCTTTGACAAGAACGGCTGGGGAAAGCTATTTGACTATGGAGCAGTAGTTGCACACTCCATATGGATCCATATGTATTAATGATTAAAAAGAAAGTTCTTGCTCCATACATTGAACTTGGACTTGTGGTCGGCGTGTTGCGCGTCTCTTACACTCCGCTACTCTTCAAACCTTCCAACATACAGCCTTGTATCGTGCGGTGTCAACACATCGACAATGGGCAGCCAGAAGGATACTCGACCAAACTTCCTTGTCATAGTCGCCGACGACCTTGGCTTCAGTGACCTTGGCTGCTATGGCTCTGAGATAGCTACCCCTCACATCGATTCGCTGGCCTCCCAGCAAGGGTCTCTGCGCTTCACACAGTATCACGTTGCTGCAGCTTGCAGTCCAACTCGTTCGATGCTCATGACAGGAACAGACCATCACATTGCTGGGCTTGGACAATTATACGAACTTGTTCGCAGCTCACCTGCTCACAAGGGACAACCAGGCCACGAGGGCTACCTGAACGAAAGGGTAGTTGCGCTTCCAGAGCTGTTATCTGATGGAGGCTACTTCACTGTTATGAGTGGCAAATGGCATCTGGGCTTGCAAAAGCAGCATCTACCCATTAAGCGCGGCTTCAAGAAGAGCTTGGCGCTGCTACCAGGATGTGCAAATCATTACGGTATGAGCTTACTAGTTTCCCATTCCCTTTTCCGTTTTGGATAAGACGAACATTTTCTAACCAGCGTGATAATAGCCTATGAGCCAGAATACCAGGATCCCACCACAGAGCCGGGGCGATTTTTCGAGACGGCAACACGAGCTTTACATGCAGAAGATGATCGTTACATGAGCGAGAAAGAGCTTGGTGAAGATTGGTATTCATCAGACGGTTATGCAGGTCGGATGATTTCGTACTTGAAAAACCGCACCGAGGAGGAGCGCCAACAACCTTTCTTTGCCTATCTTCCCTTCAGCGCACCTCACTGGCCTCTACAAGCGCCCAAAGAGACGTGTGACAAGTACAAGGGCCAATACGCAGACGGGCCGGAAGTACTACGTCAGAAACGCCTTGAGCGGCTCAAGTCTCTCGGTCTTGTTGGTCAAGATGCAGTGGCCCATCCTGTTGTCACGACTGGGGCCGAGGTGAAGAACTGGGAGTCTTTGGACGAAGAAACACGCGCCGCCTCTGCCAGGGCTATGGAGGTGTACGCGGGAATGGTGGATCGGATGGATTGGAACATTGGCCGCGTCCTTGATCATTTGCGCAAGACGGGCGAGTATGACAACACTTTCATCTTGTTCATGAGCGACAATGGTGCTGAAGGGGCTAGCTACGAAGCTACCCCCTTAGTTGGCAATAGCGTCATGGCCcatgtaaataaatattatgaTAACAGTCTGGACAATATTGGCCGGGGCAATTCGTTTGTCTGGTATGGCCCTCTGTGGGCGCAGGCCGCAACCGCGCCATCGAGATTGTACAAGATGTTTTCTACCGAAGGAGGCTGCAGGGTGCCCCTGGTAGTGAAGCCTCATGCGGGGATCAACAACCACCGCGGCAGCGATGATGGGGGTGTCATCACTGATGCGTTCTGCACGGTCATGGATATTGTGCCAACTGTGTTGGACTTTGCTGGGCTGAAACACCCAGGCACAGAGTACAACGGTCGCAAGATTGCATCGCTGCGTGGCCAGAGCTGGAGAACTTATTTAGAGTCTGTCAGTCGCTGGAGCCGCAAGTCGCCGATTCACGAAACCGACTATGTAGCAGGCTTTGAGATTGCTGGATCTGGAGCTCTGCGTCGCGGTGACTGGAAGATAACATATGTACCAGCGCCCAAGGGTCCCCAGAGGTGGGAACTATTCAACCTCGTGTCGGACCCTGGCGAGACAAACGATTTAAGCGAAAAGGAGCCAGAAAGACTCAAGGAGATGCTCGCATTGTGGGAAGAATATAGAAAAGACGTTGGCGTTGTTGGCCTTGCTGGTGAGTACCCAAAGGCTATCCAGGGCGCTCAGCAAACAACTCTGCaggatgagatggaagatCCGTATGCATGGATCAAGTATATTGGAAGACCAGAAATAACGCCACAAGAGTTGGCAGAAATTGTTCCCGCTGTATAATTAGAAAGTATAATGAGAAAAAGACCTCCAAGCAGtttgctttaatatatataaaaaaaagggaaaagtcaactctctctttcagagaaaaagaaaacagtcATAGAGAGGTCAGCCGTATCTAAGTAGGCTGTTTCCGCTCTTCaagcttattataaatatgcTTATTAGAGGCCTGAATCTTCAGTTCTCGCTCGTCCTCAACATGAAGTGGACGTGGCTGTCATATATTGTTCGAGCTAATGTCGAAATCTAACCATGAATGTGGCTCCGATATGTCCCAAGAAATGTAGTTGGCCATCTCGCCTGCCATGCGGATGTAGTCTTCTGCCAAGTCTGACAAGCCAACCATGTCCTTCGCTACTCCCCCTGAATTTCTGCCGTTACGTCCTGGCCAGTAGCGCTAGGAGGTGTAGGATGTGTTGTAGATGCTAGCTGCATATGGTCTAGAGAAAAATCTGCGCTTCCCAGCAGGCCGGCGTTTCCGCTGGCGCAGTTAATACCGCCAAGGGCGTCTTTTTGAGGCAAGGAGATGATGGGCGGTGGGCGGACCGTTGCTGGAGACTCTGGCAACTCGTTTCCTGCTGGAGAAGATCCTCTTCGTTGTCGTACCTGGGCGCGAATCTCTTCTTTTGCGAGGCGGAATGGGGCCAAACTGCTCAAATAAGCGGCGTCTTCTGGTCCTGTAACTTCAGCTTGCTCCGAATTCATTGATCTAAAAACCGTAAATGTCAGTAGCTGTTTAGGCATGGTGAGGGAGTCGCGTCGAGGAACGAACATTGGGCTTGGATAGGCTTGCCATTCGGCCACAACGTTGTTGAAGTCGAATTTCTCCAATAATGGTATCAAGGCTTTGTGCTGTAACTATGGTCAGCATCGTCTCATCGACTGTTAAGAGCAGACTAACATAAGGATTCGATTTATCCTTCTGCAGATAAAGAATATCCAGCGCTCGCATATTTAAACGAATATTCTTGCTCGTTCGCTCTCTTATGTCGATGGAATTGGATGTAGCTGTCGCAGTGTGAATGATTTGGATCTTGGTTGACTCGAATGTGGCCATTAAGCTGTGCAAATCATCGAAAGCCCGGATGCCGTAGCCGAACCCCGCGTGAACAAGTCGTGATATCTCATCCGCATGAAATCGACATCGCTCTTGGCATTGTCTGCGAAATTCCAGGGGAGAAGAATGGAACGCGGCTGATAGCGGAAAGACATATCCCGGGAGCGAAACTCGCGTTAGATCGCAAACAATGGAGTGGTAAAGAAAATGCAGCATGAAAACAGCACTAATGATGTTGAGTTCTTTGTGGATGTATACATTGAAATCGGATATCACCAATTGCTCAGGTAAACCGGCATACCAAAGTTCTAATCGTTGAATGATATCGAGAAACGGAGATCCGGAATCCCAAATGTTGACTTCCTGGTTGTTATTTCTGATGAGTCTAGAATATTCGGTTAGTGGCACGGCCAATGATTCTTATGCTTGGACAGCGACAGACCTGAGTACCCGCGTTCTCAGCTGTACAAGATATATCGTATGGCAGCGAAGAGTAAGGTAGCTACGATCTGGGTAGAGCTCGAATGTACTCAGCTTTGGAGGTTCAAAGTCGGCATATTGCTCCTGGGCGATGAAGCTCGCATCAGAGCAAGGTAGCGGTACGCATGGAAAATCGTCTTTCCAGTACAGGTTCCCGTCTACTCCGCCACCAAGAAAGCTATCCATGAGGTAGCAAGACCACAGAAGTCGTCTTTCTGTTTCCAGCTGCGTCATATGAGCAAGGCCTGATGGAGCGGCTGCCTTTTTCAGAGAGTCTAAGCCGAGTAATCTCATAATGCGGACACAGCATCCAAAGATGACAAATGCCAAGGCATGTTGATCCATGAAAACTGAATGCTCGCAGAGGAGGACCATTGCCTACCATTCAGAATTAGATACCGACATTATAAATCCGGTAGGCAATGTAGGTCACAAACCATCATGGTTGAAAGAGAGGGATTTGCTATCTCTCGCATAGCAAGATCTCGGGCTCGTTCAGCCCACGCAACCCCAGGAATACCATAAAATGGATTATTGAATTGATCTGGATCATCTAGCAGATACATTCTATCATCAATGTtagcaaaaagaagctgaCCTTGAACATAACGGTAATGGCTTCTACCTAGCTCCAAGCGCAGCAACTATATAGATGACTGCCTCTCCAAAATCTTCACTCAGCGTGCCTCTGTCCAGTGCCTGAAAAAAGGTTGGTTTATGGATAAACCCTAAACACCGAAGAGTGGATATCCGGTCAAAGAACATGTCAGTTAGAGACTGTAAATGGAACTTGTCTTGTGGCAGGGTATCTGAATAGAGCCTGTGAGAGGAAGGGTGTTAATATTTGTCACATGTCAATCATATTCGAGCATATTACTGTCCGTTTGTTCTCCTACTATAGGTACATACCATTGTAAATGTTGCGGTATTGATGATGATAGAGGCATAGAGATCGTGCCAGCTTGGCTACCAGGTGTAGATGCGATGCCGCGGCCATTTGAAGTGGCTGCTAATATGCTGGTTTCTGCCGCCGACGGTGACTGCGGCGACTGACTAGTAACAGTGGCAGAGGTGCCGGCAACAGACGCGTCGTACTTGGCGTTGTATTTACACGTAAACCCTTTCCTCGTGCAGCGTTTACAAACAGGTCGTGTGCGAGAGCAACGACTCTTTGTTCGACGACATTCATCACAAGACCCAACTCTGCGCTTCTCAACCCCTGATGCCCGATAGATGAAATCCACTGAATCTTGAAGTCGCTGTCGCGACCCATCTTTCTGTGATAGAATTGCCGTGGTGTCACTATAACCTGGACAATTCACCCCCAGGCGATCGCAATTGCGACATGTGGGCGATTTGCGGTCGCACCGAACCTGTTGGAATGTAAGCAGTCATGTTTTCTGGACGGGAGTTGGCCCGATAGGGCATAAGAAGGGTAATTGGGTTGGTCAGCTTCCCTTTCGCGAGCGGCAGACAACACACCCGGTTGACATTGTATGTATTTTCCCACAGTGAGCAACTGTGCATATGAAGGTGGGTGAGTTAGGGGTTTGAGAGCAAAATAAATGGAGATCTGGGGTAGCGGAGAAGTGGAGATGGGCAGGACACGCTGGATTACAGAATGAACAATAGAAATGGCGTAATGAAATGCCCAGAATGGGTTGCAGCTCGTCAGCATTGAGCTCTACTAGGCGGCGACTGCATGAAGCTATGCGGGCTGTGTTTCTACGTAGTCGGGATACATGGACCATTTGGCAATAACACACTGATTGCTATATTCGCGAGATTCTGTAAGAAGGGCCCATCGCACCCTGCCCATCCAACGGCGGCGGTTTTGGGCTGGCACTGGCCGTTCTGTACGGATTGTTggaatactactactaccatgTAAGTGCTAGATCCAGACCTCCACAACGCCCATAGTCCAATAGTCCTTTGCGCTAATGTTGTCTAGTGTTCAAACTACTTCATATACGGCCAAGATAATTCGTCTGCTTGGAGACATGCTGGTGCTCCGAACTCCGTAGCGCGCTCGTGATTTACAAATGGCAAACACTTTGCAGAAGCATAACGGCGGGTTGCCTAGTAGTTGCGCTGGTTCAGCCTCGGCTCCCTCTAAACGGCATGCATTTACGCCATGATTGAGATCTTTCATTTCGCCAAATATCATAGAGCTATTGGAAGAAAGTATGAACTGCTCCATATGGTGCATCCATCAATGTACATGTGTTGCAATGTTTAATACTCTGTGCTTCATGGGTATATCTTCGCCTTTGCTCTTCGCCTTTGCTCTATTGTGACCTGTACGCCGTGTACTCCATCCCGTGCATAACTCATTACCGCAAACCCTCCCCACGCTTATCGCATTCGTATATATACCTCGacaaaaattaaataaacatCGCCGTTTTAGACTGACTGTTCTGGACTTTGTTCTTGACCTTCGTGATTGGCCTTTCCGCGGATGCGTTCCATGCGGCTAAGAGTGGCCGATCGCACTGCCAGCCACATATCGTTGAATAAATTCTTGCAGGCCGTCCACGATATCGTGATATAAACGAGACAATTCCAAAATCCCTGCAGAGGAAGCACTAAGACGCTCATAAATTCTAGCGGTGTGGAGGTGGCTCTGTCGTGTGTGAGAGAGTATAGGCGGTTGGCGCTGGACGGTATCCATGTGACAAGCATGGCCGTGAAGAACAGGAGGGCACATTTGGTATACGACCAAGCGGCATTGTCTCGCTCGTGATTTCGCCGGCGAATAGAGCGGAAGGCTCGTGATGCCACACCATGGGTGACACTAGGTCGCGGTGGATTTGACCCTCGATGAGGAGGCGAAGAATAGAAGTATGTTGATTGCGACCCATCAGATTGGTTCGACAGATTGGATAGGTTGCTGGCAACGTGGACCGATTGAGGCCTCGTTGCTGTTTCTGAGCTTGAGCCACCTCCATAACTAGGTTGGCTACTGTTCTGGCCAAGTTTTGCCGGCTCAATCCCCGACATGGACTCCATTGTCATTGTTGCATCAGTTGAGGGGTTAGATGTCATAACCTCGTCGACTGAAAGAGGGTCGAGGTCGGACGACTGAAAGAGGTATACCTGCTTTCGTACTTTGTATATGGTACGACCAGCTCCGATGTAGATCATAAATGTGATTGTGATACAAACCCTTTGGCGTAAtcagtaactataatttccGTTTTCACTTGCCGTAAACTAATTCACGAGCCACTTACCACAAAGGAGCATAAAAGGCTGCGACACGAAGAACATCCCATTCGCTAGATATCCAGCACCACGAAACTGCAGGTCCATAAACTCGAGTTCCCCCCTGATCTTTTATGAAAAAGAAGGTGAATCCAGGCACGAATGGAAGGCCGTAACAGCATAGCAAATAGATGGGCTCTATCTTGCGCAAAGCTCTGGCGTCATATTTGTGGTAAAAGGTAAGATAGACATTGATGGCCATGGTCAACGTCCAAAGTACATCGGCCGGCATGAAGCTGTGCATGGTCGCTCTGATGTTAGCCTTGACTGAACTTGCGTCCCGCGACATGGGTTGGAAGGTCTTTGGAGGACATACGTCTGGATTATGAATGCCTGCGCTTGGCAACCAGCTGAATTGGGCGAGTCGATATAAGCGCGAGACATCATGGTTCCAATATTCGTTATTAGGTTACCAAAGGAGGCATAAAAAACTAGCCGGTTGATAGATT comes from Trichoderma asperellum chromosome 3, complete sequence and encodes:
- a CDS encoding uncharacterized protein (EggNog:ENOG41~TransMembrane:12 (i20-40o73-93i105-122o134-152i164-184o196-215i280-301o313-335i342-364o376-398i410-433o445-463i)), which translates into the protein MTIDSSSSVNLSAGYRLRQFNGTIVFIMLYMCSCAFNFGYDVGNFGGVQGMQSFGKRFGECNATTGVCKLPPWLSSLMTSLPFLGKALGAIACGPIAERFGRKKCVLVLACLSFIGVLLQTTARTSAQFTVGRFVSFGMTGMTIVVVPIYLAETSPKVLRGMMTSTLQLMIVFGQLVASLVTYGTQHISGDKGWQIPVGLQFIAPAVIVALLPLVPESPRWLLTRNRIEEAKASLRRIYKNHSETELDQEIDILRHAHSTEEKGSWAEVFNKDNRKRTMVAVIAMFGQQITGQAFSSQYSVVFYQSEGYKSQAFLFNILSNVSGLVCLIATWFIIDQVGRRPMLMTGGSGMAIFLFVVGGVGVVKNPSNSERGGLVASFILFTCSYNLSWAPVSYVVVSEAASTRVKEKTNLLASVISIITTFVTSFTIPYLLNAPYAALGAKVGFIYGAINVLMVIVAYFFIPEMKGRSLEEVDELFASGVPFRSFSKATTTPTATYIEDIARKEPASGEA
- a CDS encoding uncharacterized protein (EggNog:ENOG41~TransMembrane:7 (o20-40i47-69o81-100i121-140o168-188i323-344o364-384i)), with translation MAGLTEGQYRALTIIERTCSSLSMLGCLFTMSTFCFSKYFSKSINRLVFYASFGNLITNIGTMMSRAYIDSPNSAGCQAQAFIIQTFMPADVLWTLTMAINVYLTFYHKYDARALRKIEPIYLLCCYGLPFVPGFTFFFIKDQGGTRVYGPAVSWCWISSEWDVLRVAAFYAPLWVCITITFMIYIGAGRTIYKVRKQVYLFQSSDLDPLSVDEVMTSNPSTDATMTMESMSGIEPAKLGQNSSQPSYGGGSSSETATRPQSVHVASNLSNLSNQSDGSQSTYFYSSPPHRGSNPPRPSVTHGVASRAFRSIRRRNHERDNAAWSYTKCALLFFTAMLVTWIPSSANRLYSLTHDRATSTPLEFMSVLVLPLQGFWNCLVYITISWTACKNLFNDMWLAVRSATLSRMERIRGKANHEGQEQSPEQSV
- a CDS encoding uncharacterized protein (EggNog:ENOG41) — encoded protein: MPLSSSIPQHLQWLYSDTLPQDKFHLQSLTDMFFDRISTLRCLGFIHKPTFFQALDRGTLSEDFGEAVIYIVAALGARMYLLDDPDQFNNPFYGIPGVAWAERARDLAMREIANPSLSTMMAMVLLCEHSVFMDQHALAFVIFGCCVRIMRLLGLDSLKKAAAPSGLAHMTQLETERRLLWSCYLMDSFLGGGVDGNLYWKDDFPCVPLPCSDASFIAQEQYADFEPPKLSTFELYPDRSYLTLRCHTIYLVQLRTRVLRLIRNNNQEVNIWDSGSPFLDIIQRLELWYAGLPEQLVISDFNVYIHKELNIISAVFMLHFLYHSIVCDLTRVSLPGYVFPLSAAFHSSPLEFRRQCQERCRFHADEISRLVHAGFGYGIRAFDDLHSLMATFESTKIQIIHTATATSNSIDIRERTSKNIRLNMRALDILYLQKDKSNPYHKALIPLLEKFDFNNVVAEWQAYPSPISMNSEQAEVTGPEDAAYLSSLAPFRLAKEEIRAQVRQRRGSSPAGNELPESPATVRPPPIISLPQKDALGGINCASGNAGLLGSADFSLDHMQLASTTHPTPPSATGQDVTAEIQGE